The DNA window ATAATATCCCGGCATCTTTATACTTCCTGTAGAACACCCTTTGTTTAGCAATAAGGATGTCCACTACGCGTTTATCTTTCTTCAACCTAACAGCTTCCACAATTCTTATGTCCCACAACAAGTGTTCAAGCATACCCGCGAATTTATGGAGAAACATCTTAGCAGTACTGTTTTTAGTTACCAATTCCCCGCATTGCTTCACCATCTTCTGCAACAGCAGAGTTTCAGCAATTGCTTTACGGTATTGCGCAGCATCACTGACCACCGTCCCGCGTAATGACGCGTTCCGGGTGACCAATTTCTCAAGTTCAAGAACAACATTTTTTAGTACCTTCGCTGCTGTCCCAAACCGTATCCCGCAATATTCTGTTAGATACTTATCAATATCCGCATCGGTATTCCATGCACACCAGGCTGTCAGTAAATGATTTATCTCATAGTTAAACCAGTTATCCGGTTCAGAATACATACTCACACCCTTAATCCTGTGGTGTGAATAATACTTAATCTCTTCCGGTATTAACTTCGGAAGTATAACCGGTAATGAATGCCATACATACTTCGAGTAATACGTATAAATCCCGATATCACCCCTGTATCTCCGCATCCATCCGTGCAGGTATTTTGTATACGCCCTATTATTTCCATCGCGTTTATCGTAGATACGGTACTGATAACTCCGTGAGATTTCACAAAAATCCAGTATTGTATTATCCGGGAAATATATATTCTCCGGAGGAACAACGTATCCGTGATACGCTAAAAACTGAAGTTTAACACTTGGAAACTTCTGGCGGAGCACCTCAGCAATTGTTTTTACAAACAACGCATGCCTGGTGGTTTCATTCCCCAGCGCCTGATCCTCCGGCGCCTGGCTCCACCGCCTGACATCCGGGGGCCAGAATTGCAAAACATTTATCTCCGGGTACTTATTAAGTAGTTTAACAAAATTTTTTATAAATTCACTCACTGCGTTTTTATTGGCGGTACTAAACACACCATTACGTATCCTTTTCCCTTCCCATAAACAGTACCATTCAGGATGTTTCCTGAAATACTTTTCCGGGGACAGGCATAATGTATACATCTCATGCTTACCGGCTTCAAGGATTAACCCGCGTTTTTGTATCTCGGGAAGCAACTTCCTCCTCATTTTTTCCCAGGTAATCCCGCGTTCTTTCCTGAAATGCGGCACCAGAGGAACCGCTATGGTATTAATTCTGTTTTTTGCAGCCCAATCAATTATCTTTACGCACTTCGTATCGTCATGGGTGAACATAGAATCAAAATCTTTTTTTCTCCACCGTAAAGAAGGCAGGGATATATAATACATAACCGGCGTTACTAACCGGTTAATCCGGGGTACGTACTCAGCATGCCCTTTATAATTCTCAAACTCCGGCGCATAAAACCTGCATCCCAGCTGTTCAAGGAACGAGTATACAGCGTATAATGTCCCTCTAGGGTTCATCCCGTATAACACAACATCCTGCTTACAGTTTTTTACGATAAACCCGTCATCCGAAAATATCCATTCTTCGTTTAAATTAAAAATCCCGCTGCCGCTGAAATTACCCCCAAAACTTTTCCTTCCATACCTAGGGAAAAGTTTTATGTGTTCACGTTCAACTATATCAGTATTACCCACAGAAATGTACCGGTACCCATCCTTAGGGGTTGAGGCAATACTTATTTTTATACCTGTGATTTTAAAAAAATACTTTTGTAGTTCTTCAGCAGCAAATTTTTCTACGCTCCCGCACTTATGCGGTTGAGGGAGAAGGATTGAATAAAAGGTTCTCCCGTCATCAGCCAGTAACAACCCTGCAGTTTTCTTATTCTTCACCCTGATGGATTACACCTTTCTATGAACAATAACACTTAACAATAAAAAATCCCCGGAGAGCCCCTCCGAGGATTGATTATACCACATTTATTGAATTACATTATAACCACTGCTTCTTACTTCGCAACAACTACCGTACCGTTAA is part of the Elusimicrobiota bacterium genome and encodes:
- a CDS encoding DUF4838 domain-containing protein translates to MKNKKTAGLLLADDGRTFYSILLPQPHKCGSVEKFAAEELQKYFFKITGIKISIASTPKDGYRYISVGNTDIVEREHIKLFPRYGRKSFGGNFSGSGIFNLNEEWIFSDDGFIVKNCKQDVVLYGMNPRGTLYAVYSFLEQLGCRFYAPEFENYKGHAEYVPRINRLVTPVMYYISLPSLRWRKKDFDSMFTHDDTKCVKIIDWAAKNRINTIAVPLVPHFRKERGITWEKMRRKLLPEIQKRGLILEAGKHEMYTLCLSPEKYFRKHPEWYCLWEGKRIRNGVFSTANKNAVSEFIKNFVKLLNKYPEINVLQFWPPDVRRWSQAPEDQALGNETTRHALFVKTIAEVLRQKFPSVKLQFLAYHGYVVPPENIYFPDNTILDFCEISRSYQYRIYDKRDGNNRAYTKYLHGWMRRYRGDIGIYTYYSKYVWHSLPVILPKLIPEEIKYYSHHRIKGVSMYSEPDNWFNYEINHLLTAWCAWNTDADIDKYLTEYCGIRFGTAAKVLKNVVLELEKLVTRNASLRGTVVSDAAQYRKAIAETLLLQKMVKQCGELVTKNSTAKMFLHKFAGMLEHLLWDIRIVEAVRLKKDKRVVDILIAKQRVFYRKYKDAGILLYKYIDEEQRYQKLYLDGIKWRV